In the Desulfonatronovibrio hydrogenovorans DSM 9292 genome, one interval contains:
- a CDS encoding cation:proton antiporter — translation MEHTEHLFLLGGAMLLLFFFASYIFQRLKLPSLLAYIFLGVVLAGLLSDSELNIVDQISRVGIILLFFLLGLHFPLARLINISRRIWKVGVMDIGLNFGGSFVIAWLFGFDLLAALIIGGVAYATSSSITVKMLEDTGRMKSPEGEFKLALLIFEDLAAPVMVSFLVGLSTHGVISAGAIGIIFIKVVLVTVFSILIAYHGFRSPLCQ, via the coding sequence ATGGAGCATACTGAACACCTGTTTCTGCTCGGCGGGGCAATGCTCCTGCTGTTCTTCTTTGCCAGCTATATCTTTCAGCGCCTCAAGCTTCCTTCTCTTCTGGCCTATATCTTTCTCGGCGTTGTCCTGGCCGGCCTTCTTTCAGATTCTGAACTGAATATTGTTGACCAGATTTCCAGGGTGGGCATCATCCTGCTCTTTTTTCTGCTGGGACTGCACTTTCCCCTGGCCAGGCTGATCAACATCTCCCGCAGGATCTGGAAAGTCGGAGTCATGGACATCGGGCTGAACTTCGGTGGAAGCTTTGTTATTGCCTGGCTTTTCGGCTTTGATCTCCTGGCAGCCCTGATCATCGGCGGAGTTGCATACGCCACCAGCTCTTCCATCACTGTCAAGATGCTCGAAGATACCGGGAGGATGAAGAGTCCGGAAGGGGAATTCAAACTGGCTCTGCTGATCTTTGAAGATCTGGCAGCACCGGTAATGGTCTCTTTTCTGGTGGGACTCAGCACCCATGGGGTCATCTCTGCCGGGGCCATAGGCATAATCTTCATCAAGGTGGTTCTGGTAACGGTCTTTTCCATCCTGATCGCCTACCACGGTTTTCGCAGCCCTCTGTGCCAATGA